From a region of the Alnus glutinosa chromosome 1, dhAlnGlut1.1, whole genome shotgun sequence genome:
- the LOC133876315 gene encoding uncharacterized protein LOC133876315: MQSTLTLSTIFKLIILTLQLQTLPTTLAALSLCRNSCGSIAIKYPFGLDDGCGAPQFRHMLNCTTDLFFTTPSGIYKVQSIDYVKKTMVIYDPAMSTCSILQPHHDFVMTDIQSVIIPPSSDTVFALLNCSIDSPVLNHYKNLCFNFSGHSCDELYGPCNAFRVFHLLANSSPPCCFTGYDTVKYMSMNILDCSHYTTVINTDNLMGMGPLDWVYGIKLSFTVADTGCERCAQSGGACGFDTETEGLVCLCSSYVNSTRECAAGSITAKGQSHAPLSLFQALVLILGTFLRMTL, from the exons ATGCAGTCTACACTAACCCTATCCACCATATTCAAGCTTATAATCTTAACATTGCAGCTGCAAACACTTCCCACTACTTTGGCAGCTCTCTCCCTCTGCCGAAACTCCTGCGGCAGCATTGCTATAAAGTACCCATTTGGGCTCGACGATGGGTGCGGCGCGCCGCAGTTCAGGCACATGCTAAACTGCACCACTGACTTGTTCTTCACAACTCCTTCCGGCATCTACAAAGTCCAGTCCATCGACTACGTCAAGAAAACAATGGTGATCTACGACCCAGCAATGTCCACGTGCTCCATTCTACAACCTCACCACGACTTTGTTATGACGGACATTCAGTCAGTCATAATACCTCCCTCGTCGGACACCGTCTTTGCCTTACTAAATTGCTCTATCGACTCGCCTGTCCTTAACCATTACAAGAATCTATGCTTCAACTTTTCAGGCCACTCGTGCGACGAGCTTTATGGCCCGTGCAATGCTTTCCGGGTGTTCCATTTGTTAGCCAACAGTTCTCCGCCCTGCTGTTTTACAGGGTACGATACGGTGAAGTATATGAGCATGAATATCTTGGACTGCTCGCATTATACCACCGTGATTAACACTGATAATTTGATGGGAATGGGACCGTTGGATTGGGTGTACGGGATCAAGCTGTCCTTCACTGTAGCGGATACTGGATGTGAACGGTGTGCGCAGTCTGGTGGCGCTTGTGGGTTTGATACTGAGACTGAGGGGTTGGTCTGCCTTTGCTCGAGTTATGTGAATTCTACTAGAGAATGTG CTGCAGGCAGTATCACAGCTAAAGGGCAGAGTCATGCTCCATTGTCACTGTTCCAAGCACTTGTGTTGATTCTGGGGACATTTCTTCGCATGACTTTATGA